In bacterium, a single window of DNA contains:
- a CDS encoding thiazole synthase — MTAAADLFELGGKTYRSRLIVGTGKYRDFAQTRAAIDAAGAEIVTVAVRRVNITDPTQENLLDALDLSRITILPNTAGCYTAADAIRTARLAREAGVGSLVKVEVIGDERTLFPDVPATIEAARVLVQEGFTVLPYITDDPVACRRLEEIGCAAVMPLAAPIGSGLGIRNPYNLRIILEQSRVPVIVDAGVGTASDVALAMELGCHAVLLNTAIAGAQDPILMAEAMRLGVEAGRKAFLAGRIPRKLYATASSPVDGLIHEERP; from the coding sequence ATGACGGCGGCAGCGGACCTGTTCGAGCTGGGCGGCAAGACGTACCGCTCGCGCCTCATCGTCGGCACCGGGAAGTATCGGGACTTCGCCCAGACGCGCGCCGCGATCGACGCCGCCGGCGCCGAGATCGTCACCGTCGCCGTGCGGCGCGTGAACATCACCGATCCCACGCAGGAGAACCTGCTCGACGCGCTCGACCTCTCGCGCATCACCATCCTGCCCAACACCGCCGGCTGCTACACCGCCGCCGACGCCATCCGCACCGCCCGCCTGGCGCGCGAGGCGGGGGTCGGCTCGCTCGTGAAGGTCGAGGTGATCGGCGACGAGCGCACCCTCTTCCCCGACGTGCCGGCGACCATCGAGGCGGCGCGCGTGCTGGTGCAGGAGGGCTTCACGGTGCTGCCCTACATCACCGACGATCCGGTCGCCTGCAGACGCCTCGAGGAGATCGGCTGCGCCGCGGTGATGCCGCTGGCGGCGCCGATCGGCTCCGGGCTCGGCATCCGCAATCCGTACAACCTGCGCATCATCCTCGAGCAGAGCCGGGTGCCGGTGATCGTCGACGCCGGCGTCGGCACGGCGTCGGACGTCGCCCTGGCGATGGAGCTCGGCTGCCATGCCGTGCTCCTCAACACCGCCATCGCCGGCGCGCAGGACCCGATCCTGATGGCGGAGGCGATGCGCCTCGGCGTCGAGGCCGGGCGCAAGGCCTTCCTCGCCGGGCGCATCCCGCGCAAGCTGTACGCGACGGCGTCGAGCCCAGTGGACGGACTGATCCACGAAGAACGCCCATGA
- the thiS gene encoding sulfur carrier protein ThiS, which yields MRVTVNGDARELADGATVEQLVRELGLGARRIAVEINLDVVPRAELAQRRLRDGDVVEIVQFIGGG from the coding sequence ATGCGCGTCACGGTGAACGGCGACGCGCGCGAGCTGGCCGACGGCGCCACCGTCGAGCAGTTGGTGCGCGAGCTGGGCCTCGGCGCGCGCCGCATCGCGGTCGAGATCAACCTCGACGTCGTGCCGCGCGCCGAGCTGGCGCAGCGCCGGCTGCGCGACGGCGACGTGGTCGAGATCGTGCAATTCATCGGTGGAGGGTGA
- the thiE gene encoding thiamine phosphate synthase, which produces MSDPRRWGLYLVTDRMQTRGRPLLDVVTAALRGCVGAVQVRERDLATRPLLALATALRGATRAAGAALLINDRVDVALACDADGVHLPGHSFAVAEARALLGPRRLIGVSTHHPDEIAAAAAAGADFAVFGPIFATPSKAAFGPPLGLAALAAARGAAPALPLLAIGGVDATNAAAVRAAGADGIAVIRALLAADDPAAAAAALRAAADPRPAR; this is translated from the coding sequence ATGAGCGATCCGCGCCGCTGGGGCCTGTATCTGGTCACCGATCGGATGCAGACCCGTGGCCGCCCGCTGCTCGACGTGGTGACGGCGGCGCTGCGCGGCTGCGTCGGGGCGGTGCAGGTGCGCGAGCGCGACCTCGCGACGCGGCCGCTGCTGGCGCTCGCCACCGCGCTGCGCGGCGCGACCCGCGCCGCCGGCGCGGCGCTGCTGATCAACGATCGCGTCGACGTCGCGCTCGCCTGCGACGCCGACGGCGTCCACCTGCCCGGGCACTCGTTCGCCGTCGCCGAGGCGCGGGCGCTGCTCGGGCCGCGGCGGCTGATCGGCGTCTCGACCCATCATCCCGACGAGATCGCCGCGGCGGCCGCCGCCGGCGCCGACTTCGCGGTGTTCGGCCCGATCTTCGCCACGCCGTCGAAGGCGGCCTTCGGGCCGCCGCTCGGGCTCGCCGCGCTCGCCGCCGCCCGCGGCGCCGCGCCCGCCCTGCCCCTGCTCGCCATCGGCGGGGTCGACGCCACCAACGCGGCCGCGGTCCGCGCCGCCGGCGCCGACGGCATCGCCGTCATCCGCGCACTGCTTGCCGCCGACGATCCGGCGGCCGCCGCCGCGGCATTGCGCGCGGCTGCCGATCCACGGCCGGCTCGCTGA